A single genomic interval of Arthrobacter methylotrophus harbors:
- a CDS encoding nucleoside hydrolase, which yields MDPNTMTRERKKIILDCDPGHDDAVALLLAHGNPDIELLAVTTVVGNQTLEKVTRNALSVGTIAGITGVPFAAGCDRPLVRSIETAPDIHGETGMDGPEQPQSTIELDPRHAVDLIIETIMAHEPGTVTLVPTAGLTNIAMAARKEPRIVERVKEVVLMGGGYHVGNWSAVAEFNIIIDPEAAHIVFNEKWPVVMVGLDLTHQALATPEVVEKIAAVGTKPAKFVMELMEFFTKTYKDAQGFDYPPVHDPCAVAYVIDPSVVSTRKVPVDIELQGKLTLGMTVADFRAPAPADCNTSVAVDLDHEKFWNLVTDALVRIGEPGNAAAAVEPHAPAAVEPHEPAIAGAGSIAGEAK from the coding sequence ATGGACCCCAACACCATGACCCGTGAACGCAAGAAGATCATCCTGGATTGCGATCCCGGCCATGACGATGCCGTAGCCCTGCTGTTGGCTCACGGCAACCCGGACATCGAGCTGCTGGCCGTCACTACGGTGGTTGGCAACCAGACCCTCGAAAAGGTCACCCGCAACGCCCTGTCGGTAGGCACCATCGCCGGCATCACAGGCGTTCCCTTTGCCGCCGGCTGCGACCGTCCCCTGGTCCGGTCCATCGAAACTGCGCCGGACATCCACGGCGAAACCGGCATGGACGGCCCCGAACAGCCCCAGTCCACGATCGAGCTCGACCCGCGCCACGCCGTCGACCTCATCATTGAGACGATCATGGCGCACGAACCGGGCACCGTGACCCTGGTCCCCACCGCGGGACTCACGAACATCGCCATGGCGGCCCGCAAGGAACCGCGCATCGTTGAACGCGTCAAGGAAGTGGTCCTCATGGGCGGCGGCTACCATGTAGGAAATTGGAGCGCGGTGGCCGAATTCAACATCATCATCGACCCCGAAGCCGCCCACATCGTGTTCAACGAAAAATGGCCCGTGGTCATGGTCGGCCTGGACCTCACGCACCAGGCGCTGGCCACTCCGGAGGTTGTCGAGAAGATCGCTGCCGTGGGCACCAAGCCTGCCAAATTCGTGATGGAACTGATGGAGTTCTTCACCAAGACCTACAAGGACGCCCAAGGTTTCGACTATCCACCGGTCCACGATCCCTGCGCCGTGGCCTACGTGATCGATCCGAGCGTCGTGAGCACCCGCAAGGTACCCGTCGACATCGAACTGCAGGGCAAGCTCACCCTCGGCATGACCGTGGCCGATTTCCGCGCCCCCGCACCCGCTGACTGCAACACTTCCGTCGCGGTCGACCTCGACCACGAGAAGTTCTGGAACCTCGTCACGGACGCGCTGGTCCGCATCGGCGAACCCGGCAATGCGGCCGCCGCCGTCGAACCGCACGCTCCCGCCGCCGTCGAACCGCACGAGCCCGCCATCGCCGGAGCCGGCAGCATCGCAGGAGAGGCCAAGTAA
- a CDS encoding LacI family DNA-binding transcriptional regulator has product MESANRVHQAPNRVQRVTAAMVASLAGVSTATVSLVANGKTQGRVSEDNISRVRKAIAELGYVVDGIGSSLAKGVSSIVILVAPDISNPFFAKVIAGVRESLGSDYQLLLSVTDAGEFPRADDVRRLLALRPAGLLVDAPSAAFLEELSVAGPLVLLDAPGLESYAPSVNLDVAHGARELAAHLADSGHKRVAYMDSVTGTATFEVRRAAFLDEAHARGISVADAHIISTTIDVGAAAAAFAAAWPDWQRAGVTAVVCGTDTHAYGVLQEARVAGVRIPEELAVAGFDDLPYSATSNPSLTSVHLPATPLGLKAGKQLRGLMEGRELEQPQLTLESSLVVRGSTGVGSGLVW; this is encoded by the coding sequence ATGGAATCCGCCAATCGAGTTCACCAAGCCCCAAACCGGGTTCAACGCGTCACCGCGGCGATGGTGGCCTCGCTGGCAGGGGTTTCCACGGCGACGGTTTCCCTGGTCGCCAACGGCAAAACCCAAGGCAGGGTCTCCGAAGACAACATTTCGCGCGTCCGCAAGGCCATTGCCGAGCTTGGCTACGTGGTAGATGGAATCGGCAGTTCCCTGGCCAAAGGCGTGAGCTCGATTGTGATCCTCGTGGCGCCGGATATCTCCAACCCGTTTTTCGCCAAGGTCATCGCCGGGGTCCGGGAATCGCTCGGCTCCGATTACCAGCTGCTGCTCTCCGTGACCGACGCCGGTGAGTTCCCCCGCGCTGACGATGTCCGGAGGCTCTTGGCCCTCCGCCCTGCCGGCCTCTTGGTGGATGCACCCAGCGCAGCCTTCCTGGAGGAGCTTTCCGTTGCCGGGCCGCTGGTCCTTCTCGATGCCCCGGGCCTCGAGTCCTACGCCCCGTCCGTCAATCTCGATGTCGCGCACGGTGCCCGTGAATTGGCAGCACATCTTGCCGACTCGGGGCACAAGCGGGTTGCCTACATGGACAGCGTGACCGGAACGGCAACGTTCGAGGTGCGCCGGGCGGCGTTCTTGGACGAGGCCCACGCGCGCGGGATTTCCGTGGCCGACGCGCACATCATCAGTACCACCATCGACGTCGGCGCTGCCGCGGCCGCCTTTGCCGCCGCCTGGCCGGACTGGCAACGCGCCGGGGTCACCGCCGTCGTCTGCGGGACCGATACCCACGCCTACGGTGTGCTGCAGGAAGCCCGTGTGGCCGGCGTCCGGATTCCGGAGGAACTGGCAGTAGCCGGCTTCGACGACCTGCCATATTCGGCCACGAGCAACCCGAGCCTGACCAGTGTGCATTTGCCGGCCACTCCACTCGGACTCAAAGCGGGCAAGCAACTGCGCGGGCTCATGGAAGGCCGCGAGTTGGAGCAGCCGCAATTGACGCTGGAGAGCTCGTTGGTGGTGCGGGGCTCCACTGGGGTAGGGAGCGGGCTGGTTTGGTGA
- a CDS encoding HNH endonuclease: protein MAGNREIQWAGKAVASGRAVPDDVVPDDAVLDDAVLDDAVLDDAVLDDAVLDDAVPCLRLQDLIHAVNSLRPGLANGTASAGSTELTDRAELIDRAELTDRAELIDQLRALEDLKSAVAGAQARITVAFDAAQRSAESDLGVPVAEQGRGVGAQIALARRESPARGSRLLGLAKALVTEMPRTLAALDTGQLNEWRATLLVKETACLAAEDRCAVDEELAADTGIFDGAGDRAIIAAALTAAYRRDPRSVTQRASHAATERHVSLRPAPDTMTYLTALLPVAQGVAVHAALSRHADTLRPAGDTRSRGQIMADALVERTTGTPAGICGVEVQLVMTDRTLFQGDSEPARLPGYGIVPAGWARTMLAGNHQAGQHRDLKVWLRRLFTAPGSGELVGVDSRARFFPAGLRRFIQARDDTCRTPYCDAPIRHFDHIVPRHGGGPTSLSNGAGLCEACNHTKELNGWAARTGMGRRHVFDIRTPTGHRYQSTAPPLPGAHPKATDEPGIDLPGAQLAGASQSGGHRRWLRAQAKALKYGRAIELRTRLNAA, encoded by the coding sequence ATGGCCGGAAATCGGGAAATCCAGTGGGCGGGGAAGGCCGTGGCATCCGGCCGTGCGGTTCCGGATGACGTGGTTCCGGATGACGCGGTTTTGGATGACGCGGTTTTGGATGACGCGGTTTTGGATGACGCGGTTTTGGATGACGCGGTTTTGGATGACGCAGTCCCGTGCCTCCGTTTGCAGGATCTGATCCATGCCGTGAACTCACTCCGGCCAGGCCTGGCGAACGGCACGGCATCGGCCGGCAGTACCGAACTGACCGACCGCGCCGAATTGATCGACCGCGCCGAATTGACCGACCGCGCCGAATTGATCGACCAGCTGCGGGCCCTAGAGGATTTGAAGTCCGCTGTCGCGGGCGCGCAGGCCCGGATCACCGTCGCGTTCGATGCCGCCCAGCGCAGCGCGGAGTCAGATCTGGGTGTCCCGGTCGCAGAACAGGGGCGCGGCGTCGGAGCACAAATTGCCTTGGCCCGGCGGGAATCCCCGGCCCGCGGATCCCGGCTCCTGGGACTCGCGAAAGCCCTGGTGACCGAAATGCCCCGTACCCTGGCCGCACTGGACACCGGGCAGCTGAACGAGTGGCGCGCCACCCTGCTCGTGAAGGAAACAGCGTGCCTGGCCGCCGAAGACCGCTGCGCCGTGGACGAAGAGCTCGCCGCCGACACGGGGATCTTTGACGGCGCCGGAGACCGGGCCATCATCGCCGCGGCCCTGACCGCGGCCTACCGGCGGGACCCGCGCTCCGTCACGCAGCGCGCCAGCCACGCCGCCACCGAACGGCACGTCAGCCTGCGCCCGGCCCCGGACACCATGACCTACCTGACCGCCCTGCTTCCCGTCGCCCAAGGCGTGGCCGTGCACGCGGCCCTGAGCCGGCACGCCGACACCCTCCGCCCGGCAGGGGACACTCGCAGCCGCGGCCAGATCATGGCCGACGCCCTCGTCGAACGCACCACCGGCACCCCCGCGGGGATTTGCGGCGTCGAAGTCCAGCTCGTCATGACCGACCGCACCCTGTTCCAGGGCGACAGCGAACCCGCCCGTCTGCCCGGCTACGGCATCGTCCCCGCCGGTTGGGCAAGGACAATGCTCGCCGGGAACCACCAAGCCGGGCAGCACCGGGATCTGAAGGTCTGGCTCCGGCGTCTCTTCACCGCCCCCGGATCCGGGGAGCTTGTCGGCGTGGATTCCCGGGCACGCTTCTTCCCGGCGGGTTTGCGGCGCTTCATCCAAGCCCGCGACGACACCTGCCGTACCCCGTACTGCGACGCGCCCATCCGGCATTTCGACCACATCGTCCCCCGGCACGGCGGAGGACCCACCAGCCTGAGCAACGGGGCGGGCTTGTGCGAAGCCTGCAACCACACCAAAGAACTCAACGGCTGGGCAGCACGAACCGGCATGGGGAGACGGCATGTCTTCGACATCCGCACCCCCACCGGCCACCGCTACCAATCAACAGCCCCGCCACTTCCGGGTGCCCATCCGAAAGCCACCGACGAACCCGGCATTGACTTGCCCGGCGCCCAGCTGGCCGGGGCGTCCCAATCCGGAGGCCACCGACGCTGGCTCCGAGCACAAGCCAAAGCCCTTAAATACGGCCGCGCCATCGAACTCCGCACTAGGCTGAATGCCGCTTAG
- a CDS encoding LysE family transporter translates to MEISLWLALVGAGTLISFTPGAGAISTMSNSLTSGFRRSIWGVLGQQAALIVHILIVALGVGVLVSSSPVVFNVIRYTGAAYLVYMGIRQFLHRPDLDKEKVEARRNEPAWSMFQRGVWVNLLNPKAIVFFLAFMPQFTRPEQPLIPQYLILSTTIVFIDICVMWFFFALAARSFQRFTHNEHGQKVLNRTFGVLFMSVGVLLAVIH, encoded by the coding sequence GTGGAGATTTCACTTTGGCTGGCCCTGGTAGGCGCCGGCACCCTGATCAGTTTCACTCCCGGCGCTGGCGCCATCTCCACCATGAGCAATTCGCTCACCTCGGGATTCCGCCGCTCCATCTGGGGAGTTCTGGGACAACAGGCGGCATTGATCGTCCACATCCTGATCGTGGCCCTCGGCGTGGGCGTTCTGGTCTCCAGCTCGCCGGTGGTCTTCAACGTAATCCGCTACACGGGAGCGGCCTATCTGGTCTACATGGGCATCCGGCAGTTCCTGCACCGGCCCGACCTGGACAAGGAAAAGGTCGAGGCGCGGCGGAATGAGCCGGCTTGGTCCATGTTCCAGCGTGGCGTTTGGGTGAACCTGCTCAACCCCAAGGCGATCGTTTTCTTCCTGGCCTTCATGCCGCAGTTCACCCGCCCCGAGCAGCCTTTGATTCCGCAATACCTGATCCTCAGCACCACGATCGTCTTCATCGACATCTGCGTCATGTGGTTCTTCTTCGCTTTGGCAGCCCGTTCCTTCCAACGATTCACGCACAACGAACATGGCCAGAAGGTCCTCAACCGCACTTTCGGGGTGCTGTTCATGTCGGTGGGCGTCCTGCTGGCCGTCATCCACTAG
- a CDS encoding type II toxin-antitoxin system VapC family toxin: MGSTPYLLDTHALIWALTEPRKLSSKARRVIQSFDNRLLASSASAYELGYKHKLGKLQGLDGLLLGYARHVAELCNEELPIRSVHALAAGYLDWEHRDPFDRLIAAQAIVESMVVITADQEFHKFPLVETLW, translated from the coding sequence GTGGGAAGCACCCCTTACCTCCTCGACACGCACGCCCTGATCTGGGCCCTCACCGAACCTCGAAAGCTCTCGTCCAAGGCGAGGCGCGTTATTCAGTCATTCGACAACCGTCTCTTGGCGTCGTCAGCCAGCGCCTACGAGCTCGGCTATAAACACAAATTGGGCAAGCTTCAGGGCCTTGACGGACTTCTTCTGGGTTACGCCCGGCACGTCGCCGAACTGTGCAACGAGGAACTGCCCATCCGAAGCGTGCATGCGCTCGCGGCCGGATACCTCGATTGGGAACATCGGGACCCGTTCGACAGGCTGATCGCTGCGCAGGCAATCGTGGAATCCATGGTGGTCATAACGGCCGACCAGGAGTTTCATAAGTTTCCTCTGGTCGAAACGCTTTGGTAG
- a CDS encoding type II toxin-antitoxin system prevent-host-death family antitoxin produces MSELPRLRVAGVHRATEPYQTEVDQLDLVNLAQYNVQEAKTRLSELLHMVERGEEVVIAKAGTPVARLVMIERPTTRRLGFVKGQLPDNFLEPLDEEERALWEAPLTSSTRTP; encoded by the coding sequence GTGAGTGAGCTTCCCCGGCTACGGGTTGCGGGCGTCCACCGCGCCACGGAGCCTTACCAGACTGAGGTTGACCAACTAGACTTGGTCAACCTGGCACAATACAACGTCCAGGAAGCAAAGACCCGCCTGTCTGAACTCCTCCACATGGTTGAACGGGGCGAAGAGGTGGTTATCGCCAAAGCCGGTACGCCCGTTGCCCGGCTGGTGATGATCGAGCGTCCCACCACACGCCGCCTCGGATTCGTCAAAGGACAACTTCCGGACAATTTTCTTGAGCCCCTGGATGAGGAGGAACGTGCGCTGTGGGAAGCACCCCTTACCTCCTCGACACGCACGCCCTGA
- a CDS encoding RNA polymerase sigma factor, whose translation MAKPSRESMLEGLLRTLAPQVLGVLVRRHGQFAECEDAVQEALLEAALQWPDSGVPDNPRAWLLTVATRRLVDHWRSESSRQEREKRAAALEPPPSEAPYSTRDTGGFAEDTLALLFLCCHPALSAPSQLALTLRAVGGLTTAEIASAFLVPEATMGQRISRAKQSIRKAGAHFELPEAGERKARLGVVLHVLYLIFNEGYAASSGPSMQREELTREAIRLARLLRRLVPAEHEVGGLLALMLLTDARRRARSLPDGVLVPLAEQDRRLWDSAQIAEGLELLSSVLGVGHPGPYQLQAAIAAVHAEATTADQTDWPQILALYTVLEAMAPSPVVTLNRTVAVAMVDGPQAALELLDGLEAELKDWHRLDAVRGHLLEMSGDRMRARECFLGAAKKTKSLQERQYLLVKAASLG comes from the coding sequence TTGGCCAAGCCTTCCCGGGAGTCCATGCTCGAGGGCCTGCTGCGCACCCTCGCGCCGCAGGTCCTCGGCGTGCTCGTGCGCAGGCACGGCCAATTCGCCGAATGCGAGGACGCCGTCCAGGAAGCGCTGCTTGAGGCCGCATTGCAATGGCCCGATTCCGGCGTTCCGGACAACCCCCGGGCGTGGCTGCTCACCGTCGCCACTCGCCGTTTGGTGGACCACTGGCGCAGCGAAAGTTCCCGGCAAGAGCGCGAAAAGCGGGCGGCAGCGTTGGAACCGCCGCCCAGCGAAGCGCCTTATTCGACGAGGGACACGGGCGGGTTTGCAGAAGATACCCTCGCCCTCCTTTTCCTGTGCTGCCACCCAGCTCTTTCAGCACCCTCGCAGCTCGCACTGACTTTAAGGGCGGTCGGAGGGCTCACGACGGCGGAAATCGCCAGTGCGTTCCTGGTCCCGGAAGCCACGATGGGGCAGAGGATCAGCAGGGCGAAGCAGAGCATCAGAAAGGCGGGAGCCCATTTCGAGCTCCCGGAAGCCGGGGAGCGAAAGGCGCGGCTCGGCGTCGTGCTCCATGTCCTGTACCTGATCTTCAACGAGGGCTACGCGGCGAGTTCCGGGCCATCCATGCAGCGCGAAGAGCTCACCCGGGAGGCGATCCGCCTTGCGCGGCTCCTCCGGAGACTGGTCCCGGCCGAACACGAGGTGGGCGGACTGCTTGCTCTGATGCTTCTCACTGATGCCCGACGCCGGGCCAGATCCCTGCCGGACGGGGTGCTCGTGCCGCTCGCGGAGCAGGATCGCAGGTTGTGGGACTCGGCGCAGATTGCCGAGGGCTTGGAACTTCTGTCATCAGTGCTCGGCGTGGGGCATCCCGGGCCTTATCAATTACAGGCCGCCATTGCCGCGGTCCATGCCGAGGCGACCACCGCGGACCAGACCGATTGGCCGCAGATCCTGGCGTTGTACACGGTTCTCGAGGCCATGGCCCCGAGCCCGGTCGTAACACTCAATCGCACCGTTGCCGTGGCAATGGTGGATGGGCCGCAGGCCGCCCTTGAGCTACTGGACGGCCTTGAGGCAGAGCTGAAAGACTGGCACAGGCTCGACGCCGTCCGCGGGCACTTGCTCGAAATGTCCGGGGATCGCATGCGGGCCCGGGAGTGCTTCCTTGGCGCAGCAAAGAAGACCAAGAGCCTCCAGGAGCGGCAGTACCTCTTGGTGAAAGCGGCGAGTCTGGGGTAG
- a CDS encoding YciI family protein, with product MNESVRTGRPHKEFEMKYMIMMFGSAEGMMETADPEWIREMIGFMIQIDKDLSDSGEMVFNAGLADPGTAKLVKQTDNGVITTDGPFAEAKESLIGYWVVDVASEERAVEICSSIVKYAPVVELRRVQDEPPEV from the coding sequence ATGAACGAAAGCGTCCGCACGGGGCGCCCACATAAGGAGTTCGAGATGAAATACATGATCATGATGTTTGGTTCCGCGGAAGGCATGATGGAAACCGCCGATCCCGAATGGATCAGGGAAATGATCGGCTTCATGATCCAGATCGACAAGGATCTCAGCGATTCCGGCGAGATGGTCTTCAACGCGGGCCTGGCCGATCCTGGCACCGCCAAACTCGTCAAGCAGACGGACAACGGTGTCATCACCACCGACGGGCCCTTCGCCGAGGCCAAGGAATCCCTCATCGGCTACTGGGTGGTGGACGTGGCCAGCGAGGAACGGGCAGTGGAAATCTGCTCCAGCATCGTGAAATACGCGCCTGTCGTGGAGCTCCGCCGCGTCCAGGACGAGCCGCCGGAGGTCTAG
- a CDS encoding methyltransferase domain-containing protein: MNEQKPEDVYTHGHHESVVRAHASRTAENSAAFVIPHLTAGTSVLDVGCGPGSITCDFAELVAPAKAVGLDRSPEIVAQAASLASGRGVENVEFVTGNIYDLDFEDETFDLVHAHQVLQHLTDPVAALREMRRVAKPGAIVAVRDADFHGMSWYPEVPELDDWMELYQKIARRNGAEPDAGRRLVSWAQQAGFTDVAPSSSNWLYATAQQRRWQSRVWSERVLHSAFAEQALEYGLANEADLARIAAGWHRWGSTDDGFFLIPNGEVIARA, encoded by the coding sequence ATGAACGAGCAGAAGCCCGAAGACGTCTACACACACGGCCATCACGAATCCGTCGTACGCGCCCACGCCTCCCGGACGGCCGAGAATTCTGCCGCGTTCGTCATCCCGCATCTCACCGCCGGAACATCAGTGCTCGACGTCGGATGCGGACCTGGGAGCATCACGTGCGACTTCGCGGAGCTGGTGGCCCCCGCAAAGGCAGTCGGGCTGGACCGGTCCCCTGAGATCGTGGCCCAGGCTGCGTCGCTGGCGTCCGGGCGCGGCGTGGAAAACGTGGAATTCGTGACCGGCAACATCTACGATCTGGACTTCGAGGACGAGACCTTCGACCTCGTCCATGCGCACCAGGTCCTGCAGCACCTGACCGACCCCGTGGCCGCATTGCGCGAAATGCGGCGCGTAGCCAAGCCCGGTGCCATCGTTGCGGTGCGCGACGCCGATTTCCACGGCATGAGCTGGTACCCGGAGGTCCCCGAGCTCGACGACTGGATGGAGCTCTACCAAAAGATCGCCCGACGCAACGGAGCAGAACCCGACGCCGGGCGGCGACTCGTGTCCTGGGCGCAGCAGGCGGGCTTTACCGACGTCGCGCCCTCCAGCAGCAACTGGCTGTACGCGACCGCCCAGCAGCGCCGCTGGCAATCGCGGGTGTGGAGTGAACGCGTCCTGCACTCCGCCTTTGCCGAGCAGGCGCTGGAATACGGGCTCGCCAACGAGGCAGATCTGGCCCGGATTGCCGCCGGTTGGCACCGCTGGGGCTCCACGGATGATGGCTTTTTCCTGATTCCGAATGGAGAGGTCATCGCGCGGGCCTAG
- a CDS encoding pyridoxal phosphate-dependent aminotransferase, with translation MRPMQHSSKLQNVRYELRGPILQAAKTMEAEGHRILKMNLGDTAPFGLEAPESVVVDMIHHIRGAQGYSDSKGIFTARTAISQYYQTKNLMNIGVEDIFIGNGVSELISMTLQAFLENGDEVLIPAPDYPLWTATVTLTGGKPVHYLCDEGQNWWPDMSDVEAKITKRTKAIVIINPNNPTGAVYPRHILEQFAALARKHDLVLFSDEIYEKIRYEDAQHIHTASVADDICVLTFSGLSKAYRMPGYRAGWVALTGPHAATAEYREALELLASLRLCSNVPAQHAIQTCLGGYQSIEELIKPGGRLREQRDLALKLLTAIPGVSCVPAAGAMYLFPRLDPEVYPIESDEKFVLDLLQDQKILVSHGTAFNWPTPDHFRFVILPSVREIEEAVRRVSTFLAAYRSRPEDPS, from the coding sequence ATGCGCCCGATGCAGCACTCCAGCAAACTACAGAACGTCCGTTACGAGCTCCGCGGTCCCATCCTGCAAGCCGCCAAGACAATGGAGGCCGAAGGGCACCGCATCCTCAAGATGAATCTCGGGGACACCGCACCGTTCGGACTGGAGGCGCCGGAGTCGGTTGTGGTGGACATGATCCACCACATCCGCGGTGCCCAGGGGTACAGCGACTCGAAAGGGATCTTCACGGCGCGGACCGCGATTTCGCAGTATTACCAGACCAAGAACCTGATGAATATCGGCGTCGAGGATATCTTCATCGGCAACGGCGTCAGCGAACTGATCTCCATGACGCTGCAGGCATTCTTGGAGAACGGCGACGAGGTCCTGATTCCCGCGCCGGACTATCCGCTGTGGACCGCAACAGTCACCCTCACGGGCGGCAAGCCCGTGCACTACCTCTGCGATGAGGGCCAGAACTGGTGGCCGGACATGTCCGACGTCGAAGCGAAGATCACCAAGCGCACCAAGGCCATCGTCATCATCAACCCGAACAACCCCACGGGCGCGGTCTACCCACGCCACATCCTGGAGCAGTTCGCGGCATTAGCCCGCAAGCATGATCTTGTCCTGTTTTCAGACGAGATCTACGAAAAGATCCGCTACGAGGACGCCCAGCACATCCACACCGCGTCCGTGGCGGACGACATTTGCGTCCTGACTTTCAGCGGCCTTTCCAAGGCCTACCGCATGCCGGGCTACCGTGCCGGGTGGGTAGCCTTGACCGGCCCGCATGCCGCCACCGCCGAATACCGTGAAGCACTGGAGCTCCTGGCCTCCCTCCGTTTGTGTTCCAATGTTCCTGCGCAGCACGCCATCCAGACCTGTTTGGGCGGCTACCAGAGCATCGAGGAACTCATCAAGCCAGGGGGCCGGCTCCGCGAACAACGGGATCTTGCCTTGAAGCTCCTCACTGCGATCCCCGGCGTGAGTTGTGTCCCCGCAGCCGGGGCCATGTACCTGTTCCCACGGCTGGATCCCGAGGTTTACCCGATCGAGAGCGACGAGAAGTTCGTCCTGGACCTCTTGCAGGACCAGAAGATCCTGGTCTCCCACGGCACGGCCTTCAACTGGCCCACCCCGGACCACTTCCGCTTCGTCATCCTGCCGTCGGTCCGGGAAATCGAGGAAGCCGTGCGTAGGGTTTCGACGTTCCTGGCCGCGTATCGAAGCCGGCCTGAGGACCCCAGCTAG
- a CDS encoding MarR family winged helix-turn-helix transcriptional regulator — translation MDDNQHVPSAAALLGLLQQFTVETDRYVEAVSSSHDLHRTDLNALAAMVAAAREGRTMTPGALRTALNLSSPATTALVDRLDRAGHLARHRSEKDRRQVHLEMTESARATGSQLFSPLASAIGPVIGALSPEELHTVMTFLQGVIEATVAARKDVTPSHEPSTGVTPDVPVTHRAVQE, via the coding sequence ATGGATGACAATCAGCACGTTCCGTCCGCTGCAGCGCTCCTCGGGCTACTCCAACAATTCACGGTCGAAACCGATCGCTACGTAGAGGCCGTCAGCAGCAGTCACGATCTCCATCGCACAGACCTGAATGCGTTGGCTGCCATGGTCGCCGCTGCCCGGGAAGGCAGGACCATGACCCCCGGCGCCCTCCGAACAGCGCTCAACCTGAGCTCGCCGGCAACAACTGCGCTCGTGGACCGGCTGGACCGGGCGGGCCATCTCGCGCGCCACCGCAGCGAAAAGGACCGGCGACAGGTTCATCTGGAAATGACGGAGTCGGCACGCGCCACAGGAAGTCAACTGTTCTCTCCCCTGGCAAGCGCCATCGGCCCGGTCATCGGCGCACTTTCACCGGAAGAACTTCACACCGTGATGACTTTCCTGCAGGGCGTCATCGAGGCCACCGTGGCGGCCCGCAAAGACGTCACGCCAAGCCATGAACCATCGACTGGAGTTACGCCCGATGTTCCGGTGACTCACAGGGCGGTGCAAGAGTAA